Proteins encoded together in one Microscilla marina ATCC 23134 window:
- a CDS encoding fibronectin type III domain-containing protein has protein sequence MRIHLFKCLLIVGVLLLGASGHTTAQRNYSVKLIATVSPPHSPFLHSYSYSSALTLHLILNGVTSYAGYLRIKLESVDGRGIVIQTRANYLPLLDLGPSQTMNGSDLADYFDVNNLDFLGYSRQQYLKTKRIPDGIYKLSFSFVDRYRPGVSVSNVDILSEKTLRVFALQPPILNFPLMMSQVNKTNQSLKPIPISWTRPANTPFNPEYELILNELRPDCQNQYANINANNPAASRISQGEIFNCLGPEIFRTSTTSLTYNYGMQAEPMLGLGKWYAIRIQARDPQGRTLFINDGVSQIRVFRYGKPCPIPIRLKATALNPYQVQLDWDALPDHTGYTVHFKREGDAYKWYTQRALSNRTQINDMEPGVSYSFKLTANCNAFGSEETATVDFRMPTPKPTGVQCGKPLTVDLSNQTPISNLRVGDKIMAADFEFTLVEVKPLGGGWFAGRAYTHINYFQGARVFARFDRIKINTDKRLIDGELTTDGAGTQIIPDEWRDQYLSFTGEINNLFDEIERGLDKIDQVVGKIDQVLKKVEQWVKNYNGPDKAELLETIQIGKKAIEDGKEAIDKGKVTEGLKTLKDGSGKVIKAATKIIGNRLQKLFASLKDIIKEIVQELKGKSRQNIAQNKKEQATENKRLQEVVQKAKEDRAAMKLTQAKPDNEGVLTYIPIYEQPAEVAVPEEEWKKRLNNGSLEKWRKTRKKLVSTVVKLEIERFKFDTLAKMGGGQILETLRGNIEKDIKELGQGLLEKFMKGDGIEAMKLFVRKFINEKMNERIRVFYKKD, from the coding sequence ATGCGTATCCATTTATTCAAGTGCCTTCTTATTGTGGGAGTTTTGCTTTTAGGAGCCAGTGGTCACACCACCGCTCAACGAAACTATAGTGTCAAGTTAATTGCCACAGTCAGTCCTCCTCATAGCCCCTTCTTACACTCCTATAGCTATTCTAGCGCCCTTACTCTCCATCTTATATTAAATGGGGTCACCTCGTACGCTGGTTACTTGCGAATTAAATTGGAAAGCGTGGATGGGCGGGGAATTGTCATTCAAACCAGGGCTAACTATTTGCCTTTGCTCGATTTGGGACCTAGCCAAACAATGAACGGCTCAGATTTGGCGGATTATTTTGATGTAAACAACTTAGATTTTCTGGGGTACTCTCGGCAACAGTATTTAAAGACGAAAAGAATCCCTGATGGTATCTACAAGCTATCCTTCTCATTCGTAGATCGTTACCGCCCTGGTGTGTCGGTATCTAATGTAGATATTTTATCGGAGAAAACACTGAGGGTATTTGCTTTGCAGCCACCCATACTGAATTTTCCGCTAATGATGAGTCAAGTTAATAAGACCAATCAAAGCTTAAAACCCATTCCGATCAGCTGGACAAGACCAGCTAACACTCCTTTCAATCCTGAGTATGAATTGATATTGAACGAGCTACGCCCCGATTGTCAAAACCAATATGCGAATATAAACGCAAATAACCCAGCCGCCAGCCGAATATCTCAAGGCGAAATATTCAATTGTCTGGGTCCAGAAATATTTCGTACCAGCACAACTAGCCTGACTTATAACTATGGTATGCAAGCCGAACCTATGCTGGGCTTGGGCAAGTGGTACGCCATCCGCATCCAGGCGCGCGACCCCCAAGGCAGAACCTTGTTTATCAACGATGGAGTAAGCCAGATTCGGGTGTTTCGTTATGGCAAACCTTGCCCCATCCCGATTCGCTTAAAGGCGACTGCCCTCAATCCCTACCAGGTACAACTCGACTGGGATGCCCTGCCCGACCACACAGGTTATACGGTACACTTCAAACGCGAAGGCGATGCCTATAAATGGTACACCCAACGTGCCCTCTCCAACCGCACCCAAATCAATGATATGGAACCCGGAGTCTCCTATTCGTTCAAACTTACCGCCAACTGCAACGCCTTTGGCAGCGAAGAAACCGCCACTGTAGATTTTAGAATGCCCACCCCCAAGCCCACCGGAGTACAATGTGGTAAACCCCTGACGGTAGACCTGAGCAATCAAACTCCGATCTCAAATTTGCGAGTAGGCGACAAAATAATGGCGGCTGACTTTGAATTTACCCTGGTAGAAGTCAAACCCCTGGGGGGAGGTTGGTTTGCGGGCAGAGCCTATACCCACATCAATTATTTTCAGGGAGCCAGGGTATTTGCCCGCTTCGACCGCATCAAGATAAACACCGACAAACGTCTCATCGATGGGGAATTGACCACTGATGGGGCAGGTACCCAAATCATACCCGACGAGTGGCGCGACCAATACCTGAGCTTTACGGGCGAAATCAACAATTTATTTGACGAGATAGAAAGAGGGCTGGATAAAATAGACCAGGTGGTAGGTAAAATAGACCAGGTACTCAAAAAAGTAGAACAGTGGGTAAAAAACTACAATGGTCCCGATAAAGCCGAGTTACTGGAAACCATCCAGATTGGCAAAAAGGCGATTGAGGATGGGAAGGAGGCCATCGACAAAGGCAAGGTGACTGAAGGGTTGAAAACGTTGAAGGATGGCAGTGGGAAGGTGATCAAGGCAGCGACCAAAATCATTGGCAACCGTTTACAAAAACTCTTTGCCAGTCTCAAAGACATTATCAAAGAAATTGTGCAAGAGCTAAAGGGCAAAAGCAGGCAAAATATAGCCCAAAATAAAAAGGAACAGGCTACCGAAAACAAGCGACTACAAGAAGTGGTACAGAAGGCAAAGGAAGACCGGGCAGCAATGAAACTGACCCAGGCAAAACCAGATAATGAGGGAGTACTCACTTATATTCCTATTTATGAACAGCCCGCAGAAGTGGCTGTACCCGAAGAAGAATGGAAAAAACGCTTAAATAATGGTAGCCTGGAAAAATGGCGGAAAACCCGCAAAAAGCTAGTGAGCACAGTTGTTAAATTAGAGATAGAGCGTTTCAAGTTTGATACCCTGGCAAAGATGGGTGGTGGTCAAATATTAGAGACCCTTCGAGGCAATATTGAAAAAGACATCAAAGAATTAGGGCAAGGTCTGCTTGAGAAATTTATGAAGGGTGATGGTATAGAAGCAATGAAGTTGTTTGTGAGAAAATTTATCAACGAAAAAATGAATGAACGCATTCGCGTATTCTATAAAAAAGACTAA